TTTCGCTGCTAAGTTGCCCGTATGAATGACAGTTCCGTCAGCAAGTACTACTTCTAAATCCCGTACTTGGTCGCGCATTACACCGTAACGAACTGCTGTCGTACCGCTGGCGTTTGTTGCAGCCATACCACCAAGTGTCGCATCTGCTCCAGGATCTACCGTAAATTGTAGCCCATGTTTTTTAAGTTCTTTATTTAATTGTGCACGTGTCACACCTGGTTGCACTTTCACTAATAAATCTTCTGGACGAATCTCTAAAATTGCATTCATTTCAGAAAAATCGATAGATATCCCTTTTTCAATCGGAATAGCATTGCCTTCTAAACTTGAGCCAACACCAAATGGGACAACGGGTATAAGATTAGCATGTGCGATTTTCATGATGGCACTTACGTCTCCTGTAGAACGTGGGAAGACGACGATATCAGGTAAATTCATCGCATGATGAGATTCGTCTTTGCCATGTAGTTCTCGTACTGTGTCGTTTGTCGACACTTGCTCATCCGATAATACCTCTCTAAGTTGATTTACTAGTAGCTCTATTGCAACAGTCATTCCAATCCCTCCAAACTTTCTGATAAATCTAATTTATCATGCGATTAGTGGAATTGGAATGAAGTGTTCATAAAAAATCAGTGTGCAAATACTTTTTCAAGCTTTTGAACGAATGCATCTTGTTCTTCAGCAGTTGATTGTTGCCACCATTTTTCGAAAAATACACCAAGCCCAGGTAGTAGATGCTCCTCACCACGTGAAATAGCATCTTGCACTATATCCTTAAATTCTGCTGCGGATTGCCCATGTACGTTTGCTGAAATGGCATCTCTTATTTGAAAATTCATCTATTTCGCCTCCTTAGTCATAATGTGTCCAGCGAAAAAAGAAATATGTATTAAATGAAGGTAAAACATATGATTTGTTTAAATACTTCTTATTATTTGTGCTAAATTAAGGCGATTTTTTAAAAGTTTCGTTGATGATTTTTTATAAAAGCGTTTGTCGACGATTTGGTAGCCGCACGTTAAGCTAGTATCACCTAGGAATAATGGACTGTGCACAAGTCGTTAGGAAAGTAATAGTGTCACAAGACAAGCACAAACAACTTCTTTCGCCACAACAGCCATTTGAGGAAATATTAGAATTAGTCCAACCGATGATTACTTCTATTTTATTAAAGTGCCATATTTACAAAGACTTTGCGTATTATCGCCATATTGCAGCAATTGCTGTGTGGAAAGCTTATCAAAAGGCCAATCCATCGAACGGGCAGTTTTCTGCATATATTTATTCAACTGTTAAAGGGGAAATTTTGAAAGAACTGACAAAGAATAAACAATTCCAAGACAACGTGACATTTGTAGCTGACGACAAATTAAACAGTATAAGATGTCAGCAGGAACAGATTAACCGACTAGAGGCTTGTTTATTAGTAGATACAATCATGGGTAATTTAAAAGAGGTAGACCGAAAGATACTGCAACTTTATTACCTAGAAGGCTATACGTATGATGAAATAGCTAAAGAACTATTTCTGTCTGTTGCTGCAGTCAAAAAGAGACGTACAAGACTGATATATAAGCTCCGTAGTCTCTACCGTCGATAAAGAAATTACTACAAAAAGATAGTAAAAGTATGCTAATATCAAAATAAATTGAATATTAGCATACTTTTGCTTGATGCATACAAAGTCTAATAAAAGTGCTATGATTTGTAAGAAGTCTAAGATATATACAATTTCAATGTCTTTGCTATGAATTAATGGGTATATATACCCGTCTATTTAAAATGAGTATAACTTGGTATGGAGGGTTAGTATTGGAAAACGCGCGTAATAATATAGTTATAGACAAAAAGGAGCTTGGATTTAGTGCGATACCGTTGCTACTATTACTACCACTAATCGTTTTTAACCATCAGCTTTTTGCTATTTTTGAAGGTAGCTTTGTTTATTTAAGTTTAATCATGAAAATTTTTATCGTTGTATTTACTATGACCATTGCTATTCATTCATGGTTAATCTTTTCACAGCTATTATCAAATCAAACATTATACATAGGTAGTATATTTTTCGTTGTTGCTTTGTTAGAAATTGCAAACATTGTCTTAGCAGTTTCTCAAAGCCTAGACATAATGTTACTAAGCGTTTGGATACAGATTTTCATGCGCTTTGCTTTAGTAATTGGTGTATTACTAATGCTTGTAAAGCCTAGAAAAAAGTTAACGTTGGCACATCGTAGGATTGCTTATGGCATTGCGGTTTTATCTGTTGCACTGGTACTCATCATGTTGTATAAGGCACAGCCTTTTATTGATGATAGTCCATTAGTGACAACAATACAAAATAGCGCGCAATTATTGACTGCGGTTTTACAAGGTGTTTCAATCTATTTTTTAAGCAAGCATTATAAGGAGGCACCAAAACAAACTGGATGGCTAATGAGTGGGTCTGCTTATTTGATTTTGAGTGATTTGTTATTTGTTTGTAGCTATAACTTCAGTGGTATTTGGATGTTCGCTGCACTCTTTTATCAATTTTTTGCGTATTATATTTTTCTGAAGGCAATTTACTATACGTCAGTTGAAAAGCCCTATCAACAGCTATTAAAAATTAAGCTAGACTTGGAACAATCGCAACAGGAGCTAACTTTTCAAGCTTATCATGATGATATTACCCAACTTCCGAATGAGCGTCTTCTTTTAAAAACATTAAAGGAGAAGCTGCATAAGGATGGTAGGCAACAACAGGCCATTATCTCCATTGAAATTGATCGTCTAGCAACTATTAGTGACTCCTTAGGCATTAGTTATTCCAATAAGATGATGAAACTTGTAGCTGAAAGAATTCAAGCGATGCTACCACCCCATTATTTTGCCACAAAGTTACGGGAGAGCCAGTTTGTCATTTTTATTCATCATGTACAAACAAAAGAAGAATTGATCCAGTTTTGTTTGAATTTAAAAAACGTTATGAATCAGCCGCTGCAAGTACAACTTTTTTCATTAAAAGGCAATGTCAATATTGGCATTGCATTCAATGACGCCAATTGTACGGCTGAACAATTATTGACGCATGCACAGCTAGCGATGCGTGAAGCGAGTCAATTACCGCAACGACTTCTTTTTTACCAACAGCATATGTCAACCGGTGTGGCAGATCGTATTTTATTAGAGCAGGAGTTACATAGGGCGCTCGAGCGACAGGAGTTTTATTTGGTTTATCAGCCACAAATTAACTTGAAAACAGGAAAAATAGAATCAGTCGAGGCGCTAGTGCGCTGGCGTCACCCAGAGCGTGGACTTGTCCCACCTGATACGTTTATCGAGATAGCAGAAGAGTCAGGGCTTATTATTCCTCTGGGAAAATGGATTCTTGAAACAGCATGCTTGCAAGTAAAAGCATGGGAAGCGCAAGGTTTGCCGCCAATGAAAGTTGCCGTTAATTTATCTCTTGGCCAATTATTTCAGCAAGATTTAGTACAAATGGTGAGAGAGATTTTACAACGAAGTAAGTTGGAACCAAGCTATCTTCAATTGGAAATTACAGAAAGTATGACAATGAATATTGATCAAATGACGCAGCTTTTACATGAATTAAAAGCACTAGGGATTCAAATAGCTGTCGATGATTTTGGGACAGGTTACTCGTCTTTGTCGTATTTAAAAGATTTTCCAATCGACTGTTTAAAAATTGATCGTGCTTTCGTACATAATATTCAACATGACCCAAATGATGAAGCGCTTGTATCCATGATCCTTTCAATGGCAAAGCATTTACGGTTAAAAGTTGTCGCTGAGGGGATAGAGGAAATTGCACAACTTGCTTTCCTTGTTGCAGGGGATTGCGATTATATACAAGGTTATTTATTTAGTAAGCCTATTTCAGCTGAACAGCTTGCAACAACGTTTAATGACTTACATATGCATGCAAATGATATTTTAGAGCGTTTTAAATACGGGGAAGAATACAGCATTTAAAAAGATAGTAAATGAAAATGGTAAATCCGCTTTGACTTAATTAGGCTGCAACAAGGTTGCATCTAATTAAGTACAATGCGGATTTTTGGGGAGTCCTTATTTTTTTAATGAACGAGGTATTCTTCTTTCAGTTCTGAAATATTGACTTCAGAGCGTTCTTCTAGCGAGCGTCGTAAATGAACAGTGGCTGTTTTGCGATCATCATGTAGCTTGTCAATCCATATCGAAACGCCATTGTAGCTCACTTCATATTCCGATGGAGAGGCAACAATTTCTTGTGCGCGTTGATACTCCAATTGAATACCCCCTTATTTTTTTTGCTTGTTTTTCGTCACAGCATTAATAAGTTCTGTGAATTCTTGGGAAAACTCTTCTTTTACTTTATCAGGTGCGATTTTTTGGTTTTTTGGTGTCTGTGGTAATGAGCCTTTATTTTGGCTTTTCCCTTGTTTATTATCTCTTCCCATGTGTGCTGTCTCCTTTCAGTTTTGATATTTCTTAATATGGCTTTCAAGTGCTATTTTTATCATGGGAAATACTAGGGAAACGTAAGAAATTCATGAAGGAATGTCAAAAGGTTTGGCCAAGATTCATAAAAGCTTATGAAAGATAGCGTTTCGGGAAATTCTAGTAGTAGTCCTTATTTTTTTATAGAGAAATCATTTTCTAATAGTGCCCAATTTT
This genomic interval from Lysinibacillus sphaericus contains the following:
- the sspI gene encoding small acid-soluble spore protein SspI; this encodes MNFQIRDAISANVHGQSAAEFKDIVQDAISRGEEHLLPGLGVFFEKWWQQSTAEEQDAFVQKLEKVFAH
- a CDS encoding sigma-70 family RNA polymerase sigma factor; amino-acid sequence: MSQDKHKQLLSPQQPFEEILELVQPMITSILLKCHIYKDFAYYRHIAAIAVWKAYQKANPSNGQFSAYIYSTVKGEILKELTKNKQFQDNVTFVADDKLNSIRCQQEQINRLEACLLVDTIMGNLKEVDRKILQLYYLEGYTYDEIAKELFLSVAAVKKRRTRLIYKLRSLYRR
- a CDS encoding bifunctional diguanylate cyclase/phosphodiesterase; translated protein: MENARNNIVIDKKELGFSAIPLLLLLPLIVFNHQLFAIFEGSFVYLSLIMKIFIVVFTMTIAIHSWLIFSQLLSNQTLYIGSIFFVVALLEIANIVLAVSQSLDIMLLSVWIQIFMRFALVIGVLLMLVKPRKKLTLAHRRIAYGIAVLSVALVLIMLYKAQPFIDDSPLVTTIQNSAQLLTAVLQGVSIYFLSKHYKEAPKQTGWLMSGSAYLILSDLLFVCSYNFSGIWMFAALFYQFFAYYIFLKAIYYTSVEKPYQQLLKIKLDLEQSQQELTFQAYHDDITQLPNERLLLKTLKEKLHKDGRQQQAIISIEIDRLATISDSLGISYSNKMMKLVAERIQAMLPPHYFATKLRESQFVIFIHHVQTKEELIQFCLNLKNVMNQPLQVQLFSLKGNVNIGIAFNDANCTAEQLLTHAQLAMREASQLPQRLLFYQQHMSTGVADRILLEQELHRALERQEFYLVYQPQINLKTGKIESVEALVRWRHPERGLVPPDTFIEIAEESGLIIPLGKWILETACLQVKAWEAQGLPPMKVAVNLSLGQLFQQDLVQMVREILQRSKLEPSYLQLEITESMTMNIDQMTQLLHELKALGIQIAVDDFGTGYSSLSYLKDFPIDCLKIDRAFVHNIQHDPNDEALVSMILSMAKHLRLKVVAEGIEEIAQLAFLVAGDCDYIQGYLFSKPISAEQLATTFNDLHMHANDILERFKYGEEYSI
- a CDS encoding H-type small acid-soluble spore protein, which encodes MEYQRAQEIVASPSEYEVSYNGVSIWIDKLHDDRKTATVHLRRSLEERSEVNISELKEEYLVH
- a CDS encoding YfhD family protein codes for the protein MGRDNKQGKSQNKGSLPQTPKNQKIAPDKVKEEFSQEFTELINAVTKNKQKK